A part of Schistosoma mansoni strain Puerto Rico chromosome W, complete genome genomic DNA contains:
- a CDS encoding putative inorganic pyrophosphatase, with protein MPGFQWKGHAPLTLRKCFSDKFTANPEQTTPLPAQLQATGVIFVQPPARITSLLLSEFELTHLKEFSQNQTNNISGDGGGLQILLALGTPHGFGVVFVPKPLPNNDSNTKKPLPPQPLLAVSTIPDNIDALQEAAAGEGWARRRTRELKKSLRDSFRRLKRVRSTKSNFQPVVSASTANVSRAGIRRTVTQSNRAAPNQTDVAPLDEAERRSGRVPDENILLISQYNVEREICDRVQDTANVAIISCFAFGPPLFKSSPSNARPTLHPVATLFIGTKAGTVKLYSIFVDKTTLNSSVLPKLQLYYSRELILQHRAPVLSLRLIDAKSNMPYSLSDYKHYISDSGKSHNLPVLSVVSEEQIRLFNLPNLHLKFKARITAIDGYRIKSASVVGFRIHGKTSSSLSKESTVDSACGDLERSNTSGISVTSQTNQNCEYSFVFTNVGGQAVLLSMPQLRRMDTLHLLDSHDVVAVSSVVFSQPGSTNVNNSCYVHGPALGLYQLAPGQLTLFDVVRTGQKASLLGVSYRPIYRLSLIGNTNANMKTLSEKTNSIGDSRISNRSVLSTSQLHNISQTSSVLSSSVQNQSNSMSSHNLSDSIRNGLVSPSSVSCTSDRNNHRDTGSRSYQLKQVGWSTIRPEEETISMVEVALLTVGVCDCSKTFVSGNQHLLRC; from the exons ATGCCTGGATTTCAATGGAAAGGACATGCTCCCCTTACA CTTCGAAAATGCTTTAGTGACAAGTTCACTGCTAATCCAGAACAAACTACTCCACTTCCCGCTCAGTTACAAGCTACAGGAGTTATTTTCGTACAGCCTCCTGCACGTATTACATCACTTCTTTTAAGTGAATTTGAGTTAACTCATCTAAAAGAATTTAGTCAAAACCAAACAAATAACATTAGTGGCGATGGTGGTGGTTTACAAATTTTACTTGCTCTTGGTACACCACATGGTTTCGGTGTAGTTTTTGTACCGAAACCATTACCTAATAATGATTCAAATACAAAAAAACCATTACCACCTCAGCCATTACTTGCTGTGTCAACAATACCGGATAATATCGATGCTCTTCAAGAAGCTGCTGCCGGTGAAGGCTGGGCAAGGCGACGTACTCGAGAACTTAAAAAAAGTCTTCGTGATTCATTTAGGCGTCTTAAAAGAGTACGATCAACTAAATCAAATTTTCAACCAGTTGTCTCAGCTTCTACTGCTAATGTTAGTCGTGCTGGTATTCGACGTACTGTTACTCAA TCTAATCGTGCTGCTCCCAATCAAACTGATGTGGCCCCTCTTGATGAAGCAGAAAGACGTAGTGGACGTGTCCCagatgaaaatatattattaatatcacaGTATAATGTTGAAAGAGAAATATGCGATCGTGTTCAAGATACTGCCAATGTAGCTATTATATCTTGTTTTGCATTTGGTCCACCCCTGTTTAAATCAAGTCCATCGAATGCTCGTCCAACATTGCATCCAGTTGCTACACTTTTTATTGGTACTAAAGCTGGGACTGTTAAATTATATTCTATTTTTGTTGACAAAACAACATTAAACTCTAGCGTTCTACCTAAACTTCAACTGTATTATTCCCGAGAACTTATTTTACAACATCGTGCTCCTGTTCTATCACTTCGTCTAATCGATGCTAAGTCAAATATGCCTTACTCATTATCGG ATTACAAACATTACATATCTGATTCTGGAAAATCTCATAATCTACCTGTATTATCAGTTGTGAGTGAAGAACAAATACGATTATTTAATTTACCTAATTTACACCTAAAATTCAAAGCTCGTATTACGGCTATTGATGGTTATCGTATCAAATCTGCTTCAGTAGTTGGATTTCGAATACACGGAAAAACCAGTTCATCATTATCAAAAGAATCCACTG TTGATTCTGCTTGTGGTGATCTTGAACGTTCAAATACAAGTGGTATATCTGTAACAtctcaaacaaatcaaaattgtgaatattcatttgtttttacaAACGTTGGTGGTCAAGCTGTCCTGCTTAGTATGCCACAACTTCGTCGAATGGATACTTTACATTTGCTGGATTCTCATGATGTAGTTGCAGTCAGTTCAGTTGTATTTTCTCAACCTGGTAGTACAAATGTAAATAATTCGTGTTATGTTCATGGACCTGCTCTCGGACTTTATCAATTGGCACCTGGTCAA ctTACACTTTTTGACGTTGTACGTACTGGACAAAAAGCTAGCTTACTTGGAGTATCCTATCGTCCTATATATCGACTATCTCTTATTGGTAATACAAATGCAAACATGAAAACTTTATCCGAAAAGACAAATAGTATTGGAGATAGTAGAATTTCTAATAGAAGTGTTTTATCGACCAGTCAGTTGCATAATATATCACAGACGTCCAGTGTACTTAGTTCATCCGTACAAAATCAATCAAATTCGATGTCATCACACAATCTAAGTGATTCAATAAGAAATGGTCTCGTTTCACCTTCTTCTGTATCATGTACAAGTGATAGGAATAATCACAG